A single window of Luteipulveratus halotolerans DNA harbors:
- a CDS encoding thiolase family protein has product MSAYVYAATRTPFGRFNGGLAGVRPDDLAASAISSLLATIPDLDRAAVDEVVWGNANGAGEENRNVGRMAALLAGLPTSVPGSTVNRLCGSSLDAAMLGSRAIETGDADVVLVGGVESMTRAPWVLPKPAKGFPAGNVTAVSTTLGWRLVNPEMPKEWTASLGECNEQLRDKHDVSRERQDEFAVRSHRLAAQAWDDGFYDDLVTPVEGTELTRDEGIRPDSSTDKLAGLQPSFRKDGTITAGNASPLSDGASAVLLGSGAAAERVGAEPIARIAGRGAYALDPQEFGYAPVEAAGRALARAGIGWEQVGAVELNEAFAVQSLVCVDAWLAQGLKDPELVNTRGGAIALGHPLGASGGRVLGTLAAVLRERGERWGVAAICIGVGQGLAVVLENPAAA; this is encoded by the coding sequence TCGGTCGCTTCAACGGAGGCCTCGCCGGCGTACGCCCCGACGACCTCGCCGCGAGCGCGATCAGCTCACTGCTGGCGACGATCCCCGACCTCGACCGCGCAGCCGTCGACGAGGTGGTCTGGGGCAACGCCAACGGAGCCGGTGAGGAGAACCGCAACGTCGGCCGGATGGCTGCGCTCCTGGCCGGCCTGCCCACGTCGGTGCCGGGCTCGACGGTCAACCGGCTCTGCGGGTCCAGCCTCGACGCGGCGATGCTCGGCTCGCGCGCGATCGAGACCGGCGACGCCGACGTCGTCCTGGTCGGCGGCGTCGAGTCGATGACGCGCGCGCCGTGGGTGCTGCCCAAGCCGGCCAAGGGCTTCCCGGCCGGCAACGTCACCGCCGTGTCGACCACGCTCGGCTGGCGACTGGTCAACCCCGAGATGCCGAAGGAGTGGACGGCCTCCCTCGGTGAGTGCAACGAGCAGCTGCGCGACAAGCACGACGTGAGCCGCGAGCGGCAGGACGAGTTCGCCGTACGCTCCCATCGCCTCGCCGCACAGGCCTGGGACGACGGGTTCTACGACGACCTCGTGACGCCGGTCGAGGGCACCGAGCTCACCCGCGACGAGGGCATCCGACCGGACAGCAGCACCGACAAGCTCGCCGGTCTGCAGCCGAGCTTTCGCAAGGACGGCACGATCACCGCAGGCAACGCCTCGCCGCTGAGCGATGGAGCGTCCGCCGTGCTGCTCGGGTCGGGGGCCGCAGCTGAGCGGGTCGGCGCCGAGCCCATCGCGCGCATCGCCGGGCGCGGTGCGTACGCGCTCGACCCGCAGGAATTCGGGTACGCCCCCGTCGAGGCTGCCGGTCGCGCACTGGCCCGCGCGGGGATCGGCTGGGAACAGGTCGGCGCTGTCGAGCTCAACGAGGCGTTCGCGGTGCAGTCTCTGGTCTGTGTCGACGCCTGGCTCGCGCAGGGCCTGAAGGACCCCGAGCTGGTCAACACCCGGGGCGGCGCGATCGCGCTCGGCCACCCGCTCGGCGCGAGCGGCGGCCGGGTCCTCGGCACCCTCGCGGCGGTGCTGCGCGAGCGCGGTGAGCGCTGGGGTGTGGCGGCCATCTGCATCGGCGTCGGTCAGGGCCTGGCCGTCGTCCTGGAGAACCCCGCGGCGGCCTGA